From Chlamydiifrater volucris, one genomic window encodes:
- the aroE gene encoding shikimate dehydrogenase gives MSLLCATISESTPESISKQIHLASQFADLLEFRLDKMFPHSKGSIESIDFNSLRKFRELAPIPVIINYPYRDYFHSLSDYITLIKILALLRPEYLDIDITVPEYPTSRILRPYSKTKIIRSTHLDHTDLSLVSLPDVYASMKKHFSAYLYKIVVETDSTLDTLNLYSQSLTLGKDLIFLCSGIKGTASRILSPVKENPINYSHVTGYPPVAKGQLSTKELLRYNYRFLNKHSSIFALVGDPVKNSIGHVIHNYFLSKKQINSCYLKLNTPLENLEDTLQIIKTLPFKGLSVTAPLKSAILPFVDFPSSFVKKVGAANTLVIKKGYVYAFNTDGVGCLRALQRLNIPLKKVAILGFGGSGRAIALALALNGSKVSVYNRTTDKFSHLIKEHSIQIFSLKKLDSPETTYDLLISTLPPKVAINIPLKIARCFMDLSTLPKKTPHIISAQQQGIPVIHGYQMFVEQALDQIRLWFPNTLSLGFNRMLFKKTERTLFFT, from the coding sequence ATGTCCTTACTTTGTGCAACTATTTCAGAATCAACCCCAGAGTCTATATCTAAACAAATACACTTGGCGTCTCAGTTCGCTGACCTTTTGGAGTTCCGGTTAGATAAAATGTTTCCTCATTCCAAAGGGTCTATAGAGTCCATAGATTTCAATAGTCTTCGAAAGTTCAGAGAATTAGCACCGATCCCTGTAATCATCAACTATCCATACAGAGACTACTTTCACTCTTTGAGTGATTACATAACTCTGATAAAGATTCTAGCCCTCCTTCGTCCAGAATACTTGGACATAGATATCACAGTCCCAGAGTATCCTACATCAAGAATTTTACGCCCCTATTCCAAAACAAAAATCATTCGCTCCACTCATCTCGATCACACAGACCTTTCTCTCGTATCTCTACCGGACGTTTATGCGTCCATGAAAAAACATTTCTCTGCGTATCTGTACAAAATTGTCGTAGAAACAGACTCTACCTTAGACACCCTCAACCTATATTCCCAGTCGCTGACTCTGGGTAAAGATCTCATATTTCTTTGCTCTGGCATAAAAGGCACGGCTTCTAGAATTTTATCTCCAGTAAAAGAAAATCCTATCAATTATTCTCACGTTACAGGGTATCCTCCGGTAGCTAAGGGGCAACTATCAACAAAAGAACTTCTTAGATACAATTACCGTTTCTTAAATAAGCATTCCTCTATCTTTGCCCTCGTAGGAGATCCTGTAAAAAACAGTATTGGTCACGTAATCCACAACTATTTTTTGTCTAAAAAACAAATCAATTCCTGCTACTTGAAATTAAATACCCCTCTTGAAAATTTAGAAGACACTTTACAAATCATAAAAACTTTGCCCTTTAAAGGGCTCAGCGTAACAGCTCCACTAAAATCAGCCATATTACCTTTTGTAGACTTCCCCTCTTCCTTCGTAAAAAAAGTAGGTGCTGCAAATACTCTAGTAATTAAAAAAGGTTACGTCTATGCCTTCAATACTGATGGTGTCGGCTGTCTTCGTGCTCTACAAAGACTCAACATTCCTCTAAAAAAAGTGGCCATCTTAGGGTTCGGTGGTTCGGGAAGAGCCATAGCCTTGGCTTTAGCCTTGAACGGATCTAAAGTTTCTGTGTACAACAGGACCACCGATAAATTCTCTCATCTTATTAAAGAGCATTCTATACAAATCTTCTCGCTGAAAAAATTAGATTCACCAGAAACTACTTACGATTTACTCATATCTACGTTACCCCCCAAAGTGGCCATTAACATTCCTTTGAAAATTGCTCGCTGTTTTATGGATTTGTCCACATTACCAAAAAAAACACCTCACATCATTTCAGCCCAGCAACAAGGTATTCCAGTCATCCATGGCTATCAAATGTTCGTCGAACAAGCCCTAGACCAAATTCGTTTGTGGTTCCCTAATACTCTCTCTCTGGGGTTCAATAGAATGTTATTCAAAAAAACTGAAAGAACTCTGTTTTTCACTTAG
- the aroB gene encoding 3-dehydroquinate synthase produces the protein MTLPTKIFYQSPFSQNFFDYLSSFKCPIVCVCDENIRKLYSKTLLKSLHPMLKENFILSFPPGENFKSRKTLENLQDSLIQLECTSHTLILGIGGGVVLDITGFLASTFRRGVPFVAVPTSLLAMVDASVGGKNGVNIDNIKNSIGTVYFPKSVWIDAKFLLSLPEEIYLEGFAEVIKHSFIQSPELLRFLLQNKTDLLNRKPLYLQSLIAKNNQIKTSIVTSDIAGKRRRNILNFGHTFGHALEAYYAPKVSHGHAVSVGMMLETQLTTKVRAASSTAVLQELKDALQIFSLPTSIQELHRKNSIETAPDPKKILAFMAHDKKNLSGAAPKFVFLRDVGQPEPFDGKYCQEIPKETILSFLSQRF, from the coding sequence GTGACTCTCCCCACTAAAATATTTTATCAGTCCCCATTCTCCCAAAATTTTTTCGATTACCTCTCCTCTTTCAAGTGCCCCATTGTTTGCGTATGTGACGAAAACATACGGAAGCTATACTCAAAAACCCTTCTGAAATCGCTACACCCGATGCTCAAGGAAAACTTCATCCTCTCTTTCCCTCCAGGAGAGAACTTCAAAAGTCGAAAAACTTTGGAAAATTTGCAAGATTCCCTCATCCAACTCGAATGCACTTCTCATACTCTTATTTTGGGAATTGGAGGAGGTGTTGTCTTAGATATTACGGGGTTCCTAGCTTCTACGTTTCGTCGGGGAGTTCCTTTTGTAGCCGTACCCACTTCTTTGCTCGCCATGGTTGATGCTTCCGTAGGCGGGAAAAATGGGGTCAATATAGATAATATCAAGAATTCCATAGGGACAGTATATTTCCCAAAATCAGTTTGGATAGATGCAAAGTTTTTGCTCTCTCTTCCCGAAGAAATTTACTTAGAAGGTTTTGCCGAAGTGATTAAACACTCGTTTATCCAATCTCCGGAACTACTTCGGTTTTTACTTCAGAACAAAACTGATCTCCTAAACAGAAAGCCCTTGTATCTCCAATCCCTCATTGCTAAGAACAATCAAATCAAGACTTCCATAGTAACCTCCGACATAGCAGGTAAAAGGCGAAGAAACATTTTAAATTTCGGACATACTTTTGGACATGCCTTAGAAGCCTACTACGCACCTAAAGTTTCTCACGGTCATGCTGTATCTGTAGGAATGATGTTAGAAACTCAACTAACTACAAAGGTACGCGCAGCAAGTTCTACAGCTGTGTTACAAGAACTGAAAGACGCTCTACAAATTTTTAGCCTTCCCACCTCCATTCAGGAATTGCATAGAAAAAACTCTATAGAGACAGCCCCTGATCCAAAAAAAATTCTGGCCTTCATGGCCCATGACAAAAAGAATCTGTCCGGAGCTGCCCCAAAATTCGTTTTTCTAAGAGACGTTGGTCAACCAGAACCCTTCGACGGCAAATATTGCCAGGAAATCCCAAAAGAAACTATCCTCTCTTTCCTATCCCAGAGGTTTTAA
- the aroC gene encoding chorismate synthase, producing MNKNSFGKIFSFTTWGESHGESVGVVIDGCPSGIVLGEEDFLPAMNRRSPGNSCFTSSRKESDIVRILSGTFNGKTTGAPIALSISNLHHNTKEYDHVKNIYRPGHASLGYIKKYGVYDYRGGGRSSARETACRVAAGVVANKLLNHYNIHTLAYLASIGDSKKISHLNFFSPSLRDSTYHSPIFCPQKDLERKFCDQLQEIKIRQDSIGGIVGFVTTPIPPGLGEPIYAKLPALLAGAMFSIPGVKGFEIGEGFSSSKYAGSNFTDEIIIADGQPRLKSNHCGGCLGGISVGAPLTGAVAFKPTSSIGKPLNTVSCDNKPTPISFHPMSSRHDPCIAIRAVPVVEAMINLVLADLLLWHRCTQL from the coding sequence ATGAATAAAAACTCTTTCGGAAAAATTTTCTCATTTACCACCTGGGGAGAGTCTCACGGAGAATCTGTCGGAGTGGTCATAGACGGATGTCCTTCAGGAATAGTTTTGGGAGAAGAAGATTTTCTGCCGGCTATGAATCGAAGATCACCAGGAAATTCTTGTTTTACTTCGTCCAGAAAAGAATCAGACATCGTCCGCATTTTATCAGGAACCTTCAACGGGAAAACGACAGGCGCTCCTATAGCCCTTTCTATTAGTAATCTTCATCATAACACAAAAGAATATGATCATGTAAAAAACATCTATCGTCCAGGACACGCTAGTCTCGGATACATAAAGAAATACGGAGTATATGATTACCGAGGAGGAGGAAGATCTTCAGCGAGAGAAACTGCCTGCCGAGTTGCCGCGGGAGTTGTGGCAAATAAACTATTGAATCACTACAACATACATACGTTAGCCTACTTAGCTTCTATTGGCGATTCAAAAAAAATTTCCCATCTAAATTTTTTTTCTCCATCTCTACGTGATTCGACTTATCATTCTCCAATATTTTGCCCCCAAAAAGACTTGGAAAGGAAGTTTTGCGATCAACTACAAGAGATAAAGATTCGTCAAGATTCCATAGGTGGAATTGTTGGGTTTGTAACAACTCCCATCCCACCAGGACTCGGAGAACCCATCTATGCTAAACTCCCTGCCCTCCTAGCAGGGGCTATGTTCAGCATCCCTGGGGTCAAAGGATTTGAAATTGGCGAAGGGTTCTCCTCTTCGAAATACGCTGGATCAAACTTTACTGACGAAATAATAATAGCTGATGGACAACCTCGACTAAAAAGCAACCACTGTGGTGGATGCCTAGGAGGAATCTCAGTAGGGGCTCCTTTGACGGGTGCCGTGGCTTTCAAACCCACCTCATCCATAGGAAAACCTCTAAACACCGTATCTTGTGACAACAAACCCACACCTATTTCTTTTCATCCAATGTCCTCTAGACACGACCCTTGCATAGCAATTAGAGCTGTGCCCGTAGTCGAGGCTATGATTAATTTAGTCCTTGCAGACTTGTTGCTATGGCACAGATGCACACAACTTTAA
- a CDS encoding shikimate kinase, producing the protein MLVICGLPRSGKTSLGKQLSEELHVPFVDLDLYCRNTYLHIYKKPFSCSQIVRTHGERFFRELESFCLTLIHQHYRPSVISLGGGTLLHPKSTSLAKKLGVIIHLEIPFDKYLSVSNKQKMPETLNKLSCKELIIKLKFRNLIFKKLSNLSIAYNHDQTPEKNSQKLIRKLKSLGIIPIKNPEKEKVTI; encoded by the coding sequence ATGCTCGTAATTTGTGGTCTCCCCAGGTCCGGTAAAACTTCTCTGGGAAAACAATTATCTGAAGAATTACATGTACCCTTTGTTGATTTGGATCTTTACTGCAGAAACACTTACCTACACATCTATAAAAAACCCTTTTCTTGTTCGCAAATTGTGAGAACCCACGGGGAAAGATTCTTTCGAGAACTTGAATCTTTCTGCTTAACTCTCATCCATCAACACTATCGTCCTTCTGTGATATCTCTGGGAGGGGGCACTCTGCTACACCCTAAGTCAACTTCACTAGCAAAAAAACTTGGGGTTATAATACACCTCGAAATTCCATTTGATAAATATCTGTCGGTCTCCAACAAGCAAAAAATGCCTGAAACCCTCAATAAACTTTCCTGCAAAGAACTAATAATCAAGCTAAAGTTTAGAAACCTGATTTTTAAAAAACTCTCTAATCTCTCAATTGCTTACAACCATGATCAAACACCAGAAAAGAATTCTCAAAAACTCATTAGAAAGCTAAAAAGCCTGGGTATCATTCCAATAAAAAATCCTGAGAAAGAAAAAGTCACTATATGA
- the aroA gene encoding 3-phosphoshikimate 1-carboxyvinyltransferase, translated as MRYIINPSNVSGEAFAPSSKSHTLRAILFASLAQGVSVITNPLKSVDTEAMINACQNLGSIFNFEKNQLIISSTQKKFFETPSLIDVKNSGITLRFLTALAALSKSPITFTGDPSVHRRPMTPLLKSLMDAGAKITANVSSNSLFSISHLNTHKKIDFSVDGSDSQFVSALLIMLPLRKQISTISVSNPGELPWVKLTLDWLKRLGIQLTANNSLTHFSVPGNQSYRPFSYSVPGDFSSASFLLGATLLAGRKTGAVTIHNLNFNDLQGDKELFHLLKSLGADITFNNNSVVTSSKNSWQGFSVDANLFIDAVPILAVLALSAQTPSRIYNAKIAKTKECDRLVCTTKELKKMGAKITILNDDELIIHPSQLKGAQVHSHNDHRLAMALTTAALRAKGTTVIHQTECIGKSFPNFLESLCKMHADIHEEIE; from the coding sequence GTGCGCTATATCATCAACCCTTCTAACGTATCAGGAGAAGCTTTCGCCCCTTCCTCGAAATCACATACCCTCAGAGCAATATTATTTGCTTCATTAGCCCAAGGAGTATCTGTGATCACCAATCCACTAAAATCCGTTGATACCGAAGCTATGATAAATGCATGCCAAAATCTGGGATCTATCTTCAATTTTGAGAAAAATCAGCTGATAATCTCTTCAACACAGAAAAAATTTTTCGAAACACCCTCTCTTATTGATGTAAAAAATTCTGGCATTACTCTGAGGTTTTTGACAGCTCTAGCAGCACTATCCAAAAGCCCCATCACCTTTACGGGGGATCCTTCAGTTCATAGAAGACCAATGACTCCTCTACTCAAATCTCTGATGGATGCTGGTGCCAAAATTACGGCAAATGTATCTTCAAACTCCCTCTTCAGCATCTCTCACCTTAATACCCATAAAAAAATAGACTTTTCCGTAGACGGATCTGATTCTCAATTTGTCTCTGCTCTGCTAATAATGCTCCCCCTTCGAAAACAAATATCTACTATCTCCGTGTCAAATCCTGGAGAACTTCCTTGGGTGAAATTGACTCTAGACTGGTTGAAACGTTTGGGGATTCAACTAACTGCTAACAATTCGTTAACTCATTTTTCAGTTCCCGGAAACCAATCATACCGACCTTTTTCTTATTCAGTTCCCGGGGATTTTAGCTCCGCGTCTTTTCTTCTAGGAGCGACCCTACTGGCTGGCAGAAAAACCGGCGCGGTCACCATTCATAATCTAAACTTTAATGATCTTCAAGGGGATAAAGAACTTTTTCATCTACTAAAGTCCCTAGGAGCAGATATTACTTTTAATAATAATTCCGTTGTAACTTCTTCCAAAAACTCCTGGCAAGGTTTTTCTGTAGATGCCAATCTCTTCATTGATGCAGTACCCATTCTTGCTGTCTTAGCTTTGTCTGCGCAGACACCTTCAAGGATATACAACGCTAAAATCGCAAAAACAAAGGAATGCGACAGACTAGTGTGTACCACTAAAGAATTGAAAAAAATGGGAGCAAAAATCACTATCCTTAACGACGATGAACTAATTATCCACCCTTCTCAGCTAAAGGGAGCCCAAGTGCATTCTCACAACGATCACAGATTAGCTATGGCCCTCACTACGGCAGCTCTCAGAGCAAAAGGGACTACCGTTATCCATCAAACAGAATGCATAGGAAAAAGCTTTCCCAATTTTTTAGAAAGTTTGTGCAAGATGCACGCAGATATTCATGAAGAAATTGAATAA
- a CDS encoding Ulp1 family isopeptidase, with protein sequence MSVIFMSQIPTNSFFITPKAYPSSVSEKENCATVKKIILVIAALILVILTLGTILCFVSFRELIGEHRDIAITTTDSFLYPTAETTKDLLTQLSKKSPSQTTLAKKTITSALPSPELLTSGLDIEELRKERLYPRLLKRMTPPSQFSPGLIREISLALFRKFPKLADAEHWSSHPDDLKNQVLEKVNSDSFTADQIISFPFLFSPGDFGTFGNHWALVILDMQMRKILYFNSLSNYLGQKELLEQLHLIAELLSQKYPQGQAFSLENVTEDRALQIDGDSCGAFTCWFLYNHLQNPSSSSRSTYGNLSTKQANQLLQRFREHMTLAVLHARQFLPEDLREWYQAENG encoded by the coding sequence ATGTCGGTAATTTTTATGTCCCAAATACCTACTAATTCTTTTTTTATCACACCAAAAGCCTATCCCTCCTCAGTTTCAGAGAAAGAGAACTGTGCTACCGTAAAGAAAATCATATTGGTTATAGCGGCTTTAATTCTAGTAATCCTCACTTTGGGAACTATTCTTTGCTTCGTTTCCTTTCGCGAACTCATTGGGGAGCATAGAGACATAGCCATTACCACTACCGATTCCTTCCTTTATCCAACAGCTGAAACAACCAAGGATCTACTGACACAGCTTTCTAAAAAAAGCCCCAGTCAAACCACCTTAGCGAAAAAAACTATCACCTCTGCACTACCGTCTCCAGAGCTTCTCACAAGTGGATTAGATATAGAAGAACTCAGGAAAGAGCGTTTATACCCACGCCTATTGAAACGTATGACCCCTCCCTCACAATTTTCTCCAGGGCTTATAAGGGAAATTTCTCTAGCACTATTTCGTAAATTTCCTAAATTGGCCGATGCAGAACACTGGAGCTCCCACCCCGATGATCTTAAAAACCAAGTCCTAGAAAAAGTAAACTCCGATTCTTTTACTGCGGACCAAATTATCTCTTTCCCCTTCCTATTCTCCCCAGGAGATTTTGGAACATTCGGAAATCACTGGGCTCTGGTTATTTTGGATATGCAAATGAGAAAAATTCTCTATTTCAATAGCCTTTCCAATTATCTTGGGCAAAAAGAACTCCTTGAACAGCTCCATCTAATAGCAGAGCTTTTATCTCAGAAATATCCCCAGGGGCAGGCTTTTTCTTTAGAAAATGTAACGGAGGACCGAGCACTACAAATTGATGGGGACTCTTGTGGAGCCTTCACTTGTTGGTTCTTATACAACCACCTCCAAAACCCTTCATCAAGCTCACGGTCAACCTATGGCAATCTCTCCACAAAACAAGCGAATCAACTTTTACAAAGATTTCGTGAACACATGACCTTGGCTGTCTTGCACGCAAGACAGTTTCTTCCAGAAGATTTGAGAGAGTGGTATCAAGCCGAAAATGGGTAG
- a CDS encoding 4-hydroxy-tetrahydrodipicolinate reductase, which translates to MKKVIGILGITGKAGSSVAHHIKSSSQFCLGKGVGRRFGSPYPLGSLQEVVLESDFLIDFSSPDLVKELLIELKEHPKPLAICTTNLELCGGEIVELVETVSRKSQIIIAPNVSFGACLQSFLVSFLTKVLDDKYDIHIRDEHHRSKKDAVSGTAKALVKSIIQEKKEHWNLDYNYGFPQEGGRPDHYIELSSSRSGGILGRHNVSFTNFQESLSVVHEVFDRSAFTYGVEKILGWMEKNMGRVGVYDMADVFGLKKHLFGMK; encoded by the coding sequence ATGAAAAAAGTAATCGGCATTCTAGGAATTACGGGAAAAGCAGGTAGTTCTGTTGCTCATCATATCAAAAGTTCCTCTCAATTTTGCTTGGGAAAGGGCGTAGGAAGAAGGTTTGGAAGTCCTTATCCGTTGGGTTCTTTGCAAGAAGTAGTGTTAGAAAGTGACTTTCTTATAGATTTTTCCTCACCGGACCTTGTGAAGGAGCTTTTAATAGAATTAAAAGAACATCCCAAGCCTTTAGCCATTTGTACGACCAATTTAGAATTATGCGGGGGGGAAATAGTAGAACTTGTAGAGACTGTGTCCAGGAAGAGCCAGATAATTATTGCTCCAAACGTTTCCTTTGGAGCCTGCCTACAGAGTTTTTTAGTTTCTTTTCTGACTAAAGTTTTGGATGATAAGTATGATATCCATATCCGTGATGAACATCATAGAAGCAAGAAAGACGCGGTCTCAGGGACAGCTAAGGCCCTAGTTAAAAGTATAATACAAGAAAAAAAAGAACATTGGAACTTAGACTATAATTATGGATTTCCTCAAGAGGGAGGTAGACCCGATCATTACATAGAACTAAGTTCTTCCAGATCTGGGGGTATCCTAGGCAGGCATAACGTATCTTTCACAAATTTTCAAGAATCTCTTTCTGTCGTTCATGAAGTTTTTGATAGAAGCGCTTTTACTTATGGTGTAGAAAAAATTTTGGGGTGGATGGAGAAAAACATGGGTAGAGTCGGAGTTTACGACATGGCTGATGTTTTTGGTTTAAAAAAACATCTCTTCGGTATGAAATAG
- a CDS encoding aspartate kinase, translating into MVRVVVKFGGGSIRSVKSIRKVAEIIRSTPEAEVIVVSAFAGVTNMLSELFVLGGYDRQALIDKILCFHEQISSDLCVPFFSSFFRNRIRSCLVNQKISPKQKADILSVGEDMSQAILANFFVKEGIYTETLCARTFIITDSSYERASPDLYAMRKQWSKRKTSPGVRYLIQGFLGATKLGETTLLGRGGSDYTAALVAEMINADEVRLYKDVAGVYSIDPVYSDRAEVLSRLSFQEMEILSQKGAKVVYPPTLLPCMRANIPIRVLSTFDEEPTKLLNKGTLISYEEGLLRSPESVLDSRIKAVAIRTQQVLVFINLRRLEDMLKVRSFLRALSQKYSLDYVQHGDKTYVVMLEDVWFERLSKKIKMLRKLESFADLNIIKNVSALSLVGRGLSNLDYLQNAVQKLLQDLVPVVIFYKVGDSALTVVVEGNEAYASASLLHNELVGEAFLV; encoded by the coding sequence ATGGTTAGGGTTGTAGTAAAGTTTGGCGGGGGGAGTATAAGATCGGTCAAGAGCATACGGAAGGTTGCTGAGATTATTCGTAGCACCCCTGAGGCGGAAGTGATTGTTGTTAGTGCTTTTGCTGGAGTCACAAATATGCTCTCGGAGCTTTTTGTCCTTGGTGGCTATGACAGACAAGCCCTGATAGATAAAATTCTTTGTTTTCATGAGCAGATTTCTTCGGATTTATGCGTCCCTTTCTTTTCGAGTTTTTTCCGTAATAGGATTCGCAGTTGCTTAGTAAATCAAAAGATAAGTCCTAAGCAAAAAGCGGATATTCTTTCTGTTGGCGAAGACATGTCCCAGGCTATTTTGGCAAATTTTTTTGTCAAAGAGGGAATCTATACGGAAACTTTATGTGCAAGGACCTTCATTATCACTGATTCAAGTTATGAAAGAGCTTCTCCAGATCTCTATGCTATGAGAAAGCAGTGGTCAAAAAGGAAAACTTCTCCAGGTGTTCGGTACCTTATACAAGGATTTCTAGGTGCAACAAAACTAGGAGAAACTACTCTCCTTGGTCGGGGGGGTAGTGATTATACAGCAGCTTTGGTTGCTGAAATGATCAATGCGGATGAGGTGCGATTGTACAAAGATGTAGCTGGTGTATATTCTATAGATCCTGTCTACTCTGACAGGGCGGAAGTTCTTTCTCGACTCTCTTTTCAAGAAATGGAGATCCTTTCTCAAAAGGGTGCCAAAGTTGTATACCCTCCAACATTGTTACCCTGCATGAGAGCCAATATTCCTATTCGGGTATTATCTACTTTTGATGAAGAACCTACAAAGTTGTTAAATAAGGGAACTTTAATTTCTTATGAAGAGGGTTTGTTGAGGTCCCCAGAATCAGTTTTAGATTCTCGTATAAAGGCTGTAGCGATTCGAACGCAGCAAGTATTGGTTTTCATTAACCTGAGAAGATTAGAAGATATGCTTAAAGTTCGTAGCTTTTTAAGGGCCTTATCCCAGAAATATTCTCTAGATTACGTTCAGCACGGAGATAAGACCTATGTTGTAATGCTAGAAGATGTTTGGTTTGAGAGGCTTAGCAAAAAAATAAAAATGCTTCGCAAACTAGAATCTTTTGCAGATTTGAATATCATAAAAAACGTTTCTGCTTTATCCTTGGTCGGCCGAGGTTTATCTAATCTTGATTATTTGCAAAATGCAGTTCAGAAACTGTTGCAGGACTTGGTTCCGGTCGTCATCTTTTACAAGGTGGGGGATTCTGCGCTTACTGTTGTAGTTGAAGGTAATGAGGCTTATGCATCAGCGTCTTTGTTACACAACGAGCTCGTCGGAGAGGCTTTTTTGGTTTAG
- the dapA gene encoding 4-hydroxy-tetrahydrodipicolinate synthase, with protein MHSTLLPEVIVACVTPFLDTGEVDFGSLIRVLRCAEKVSGGILLFGSTGEGMALSLSEKLQIVQYACDQYLSVPILLGVPGIDSSGAKKLMRACDSFPIQGYLLTTPIYSKPGVHGQIDWFRNLMRSTMLPIILYNIPGRCGSPLYSEVVRSLSTESNFYGVKDASGSPSSCKEFSSICSKCKVFCGDDVLLQDFLNHGASGWINVSGNVWPEVASKYYGFLKQRIDRKELMEDRPWRDACSLLSSGGNPVSVKVVLERLGVIKSATVREPLSVLDFPPHNDIEFIHNELMSWSRSLEVCA; from the coding sequence ATGCATAGCACTCTTCTTCCAGAGGTAATAGTAGCTTGTGTAACGCCTTTCTTAGATACCGGAGAGGTGGATTTTGGTTCCTTGATTAGGGTTCTTCGGTGTGCAGAGAAGGTTTCTGGAGGAATTCTTCTTTTCGGCAGTACTGGTGAGGGAATGGCCTTGTCCTTGTCGGAAAAATTGCAGATAGTTCAGTATGCCTGTGACCAATATCTTTCCGTTCCTATCTTGTTGGGGGTCCCTGGTATTGACAGCAGTGGTGCAAAAAAGTTAATGCGGGCGTGTGACTCTTTTCCCATTCAAGGGTATCTGCTAACGACTCCAATATACTCCAAGCCAGGTGTCCATGGGCAAATCGATTGGTTTAGAAATTTGATGCGAAGTACCATGCTTCCCATAATTTTGTACAATATTCCTGGAAGATGTGGTTCTCCATTGTACTCAGAAGTTGTTAGAAGTTTAAGTACAGAATCTAACTTTTACGGCGTTAAGGATGCTTCAGGTAGTCCTTCTTCGTGTAAGGAGTTTTCATCGATCTGCTCCAAGTGCAAAGTTTTTTGTGGTGATGATGTTTTGTTACAAGACTTCTTAAATCATGGGGCTAGCGGATGGATCAATGTATCCGGGAATGTTTGGCCAGAGGTAGCCTCTAAATACTATGGCTTTCTTAAACAAAGAATTGATCGCAAGGAGCTTATGGAAGATCGGCCTTGGAGAGATGCTTGCTCTTTATTATCTTCAGGAGGAAATCCCGTGTCAGTGAAGGTGGTATTGGAGAGGCTAGGTGTGATCAAATCTGCAACTGTCAGAGAACCTCTGAGCGTTTTAGATTTTCCTCCTCATAACGATATAGAATTCATCCATAATGAGTTGATGAGTTGGTCTAGGTCCTTAGAAGTTTGTGCGTAG
- the asd gene encoding aspartate-semialdehyde dehydrogenase — MINRNGGVVSKVPVGILGATGAVGQKFVGLLANHPFFQIVSLMGSERSVGRRYGDLVNNLSCFIPRNLLDMKVQASEPIEGYALVFSGLPSEVAFQQEVAFATSGCFVVSNASSHRMRENVPLLIPEVNADHLRLIDNSSGGIVTNPNCSVVAIVAALKPLVDTFGVSAVQVVTLQAVSGAGYPGVSAYDVLGNIIPYIPGEEDKVEMEPAKILGSYCYQTNSIQPYPISVSAYCTRVPVLDGHTACVSVKLRTSASKEEIIRAWKKYSGEPQKYSLPSAPKQFLYYLPDLFGPQPVKHSEIEGGMSIAIGRLRKCTVLDWKFIIVSHNTVRGAAGGAILNAELMLKRGLISNGLFVDSESSITCLQ, encoded by the coding sequence ATGATTAATCGGAATGGGGGTGTTGTATCTAAAGTTCCTGTCGGTATTTTGGGGGCTACTGGCGCTGTAGGTCAAAAATTTGTGGGTTTATTAGCAAACCATCCTTTTTTCCAAATAGTTTCTCTTATGGGATCAGAACGCTCTGTAGGAAGAAGATATGGTGATTTAGTTAACAATCTTTCTTGTTTCATTCCTCGAAATTTGCTGGATATGAAAGTTCAAGCTAGCGAGCCTATAGAGGGGTACGCGCTTGTTTTTTCTGGATTACCATCAGAGGTAGCATTTCAGCAAGAAGTGGCGTTTGCTACATCAGGGTGTTTCGTGGTTTCTAATGCTTCAAGTCATCGGATGAGAGAAAATGTTCCGCTACTGATTCCTGAAGTTAATGCCGACCATTTGCGGTTAATAGATAATTCTTCCGGAGGTATTGTAACTAATCCAAATTGCTCTGTAGTTGCAATAGTTGCAGCCCTCAAACCTTTGGTAGATACTTTTGGTGTTTCTGCTGTCCAAGTTGTCACTCTTCAAGCTGTTTCTGGTGCTGGATATCCTGGAGTATCAGCTTATGATGTTCTAGGAAATATTATTCCCTACATACCGGGAGAAGAAGACAAAGTAGAGATGGAACCAGCCAAAATTTTAGGTAGTTATTGCTATCAAACGAATTCTATACAACCATACCCAATAAGTGTAAGCGCTTATTGCACAAGAGTTCCTGTATTAGACGGACATACGGCTTGTGTTTCTGTGAAATTACGAACTTCAGCTTCCAAGGAAGAGATCATTCGTGCTTGGAAGAAATACTCCGGGGAACCTCAAAAGTATTCGCTACCTAGTGCTCCCAAACAATTTCTATATTATTTACCAGATCTTTTTGGTCCTCAACCAGTTAAGCATTCAGAAATAGAAGGCGGGATGTCTATAGCTATAGGTAGATTAAGAAAGTGCACTGTTTTGGATTGGAAGTTTATTATCGTTTCTCATAATACGGTCCGAGGAGCTGCAGGTGGAGCTATTTTAAACGCGGAATTAATGTTAAAAAGGGGGTTAATTTCTAATGGTTTATTTGTTGACTCTGAGTCTAGTATAACTTGTTTGCAATAA